A stretch of Myxococcus hansupus DNA encodes these proteins:
- a CDS encoding chemotaxis protein CheW codes for MPGSGEIDWATTRARLAKLAELEKEQGTLTPEEASALLDARARALAREPKPEVDPGTLREVVRFKAAGQRYALESRFVLEVVRAPELVTLPGAPPALRGLTLMHGEVLPVVELAPLFGRAPSDTPGPLLVVGTHRAELGLRTEEVEEVTVLAGNTLLEPPSTLDDVAGSLVSAADRDGTLVLEGDALLSDSRLMFDLSDEGAV; via the coding sequence ATGCCGGGTTCCGGCGAAATCGACTGGGCGACGACCCGCGCGCGGCTGGCGAAGCTGGCCGAGCTGGAGAAAGAGCAAGGCACCCTGACGCCCGAGGAGGCCTCGGCGCTGCTGGATGCCCGCGCCCGTGCGCTCGCCCGCGAGCCCAAGCCCGAGGTCGACCCCGGCACCCTGCGCGAGGTGGTCCGCTTCAAGGCCGCGGGCCAGCGCTACGCCCTGGAGTCCCGCTTCGTGCTCGAGGTGGTGCGCGCCCCGGAGCTGGTGACCCTGCCCGGCGCCCCGCCCGCGCTGCGCGGTCTCACGCTGATGCACGGCGAGGTGCTGCCGGTGGTGGAGCTGGCGCCGCTCTTCGGGCGCGCGCCCTCCGACACCCCGGGGCCCCTGCTCGTCGTGGGGACGCACCGCGCCGAGCTGGGCCTGCGCACCGAGGAAGTGGAGGAGGTCACCGTGCTCGCGGGCAATACACTGCTGGAGCCGCCCAGCACCCTGGACGACGTGGCCGGGAGCCTCGTGTCCGCGGCCGACAGGGACGGCACGCTGGTCTTGGAAGGCGACGCGCTGCTGAGTGACAGTCGCCTCATGTTCGATTTGTCCGACGAAGGAGCAGTATGA
- a CDS encoding CheR family methyltransferase, with protein sequence MNWGPWSHPGYAEVLALVEERAGLVPPSCPASAEEGIARAMSRAGVKDFDAYRLRLVDDPAALDDLLIELTVGETYFFRTPEHFEHLRGVVLPDLRERHGPGHTARLWSAACSSGEEPYSIAALLMTEGWEQHMAVYATDVSRGALARARKAQYGDWSLRGGWADRMRIHLRAEGRRYLLSPEVQKQVRFSYLNLALDTWPSPESGIWKLDVIFCRNVLIYFNRPTIEAVARRLHDALDEGGYLFTGPSDPPLGGLAPLESVLTEWGVLYRRPLHGVSLSVPFPSAVPSAWAEPTGAATPWSPSSTGLPGPHETAATTAPSWGAGGRADAAQPTARYAPGASAPSPGFGRGPATGPGVNPSGGFGSATGASHGAPTSGGFGSAAGPSASNIGGIGSSPTPGQRASHPGGPGFATGLSASNLVGASPAPGHGALPPGSPRSTPGTGPLPSDKQPRAPSATAVQAARQALARGNWREAAQHLGALDADADTAALAVRALANLDASAAIYASTEAAARHPLVAGLRYLESLLLLGQGRLADAERAVRQALYLEPTLIVAWLILGRVLRRHGDTAGAVKAWREAEQLCNALPSDAPVPHADGESASRLAEVARGERSRMEAALAAGEELS encoded by the coding sequence GTGAACTGGGGCCCCTGGAGCCACCCGGGATATGCAGAGGTGCTCGCGTTGGTGGAGGAACGAGCCGGGCTCGTCCCACCGAGCTGCCCGGCCTCCGCCGAGGAAGGCATCGCCCGCGCCATGTCGCGCGCGGGCGTGAAGGATTTCGATGCCTACCGCCTTCGGCTGGTGGACGACCCCGCCGCGCTGGATGACCTGCTCATCGAGCTCACCGTCGGCGAGACATACTTCTTCCGCACGCCCGAGCACTTCGAGCACCTGCGCGGCGTCGTGCTGCCCGACCTGCGCGAGCGCCACGGGCCAGGCCACACCGCGCGCCTCTGGAGCGCCGCGTGCTCGTCGGGCGAGGAGCCCTACTCCATCGCCGCGCTGCTCATGACCGAGGGCTGGGAACAGCACATGGCGGTGTACGCCACCGACGTGTCTCGTGGGGCGCTCGCCCGGGCCCGGAAGGCCCAGTACGGCGACTGGTCCCTGCGCGGCGGCTGGGCGGACCGCATGCGCATCCACCTGCGCGCCGAGGGCCGCCGCTACCTGCTGTCGCCCGAGGTGCAGAAGCAGGTGCGCTTCAGCTACCTGAACCTGGCGCTCGACACGTGGCCCTCGCCGGAGAGCGGCATCTGGAAGCTGGACGTCATCTTCTGCCGCAACGTCCTCATCTACTTCAACCGCCCCACCATCGAGGCCGTCGCCCGCCGCCTCCACGACGCGCTGGACGAAGGGGGCTATCTCTTCACCGGTCCGTCGGATCCGCCGCTCGGCGGGCTCGCGCCGCTGGAGAGCGTCCTCACCGAGTGGGGCGTGCTGTACCGCCGGCCGCTGCACGGCGTCTCGCTGTCCGTGCCCTTCCCCTCCGCCGTCCCCTCCGCGTGGGCCGAGCCGACGGGAGCCGCCACGCCCTGGAGCCCGTCCTCCACGGGACTGCCCGGCCCACACGAGACCGCTGCCACGACCGCGCCCTCCTGGGGGGCCGGCGGTCGCGCGGATGCGGCACAGCCCACCGCCCGGTACGCACCGGGTGCCTCAGCCCCAAGCCCTGGGTTCGGGCGCGGTCCGGCAACGGGTCCGGGCGTGAATCCCTCGGGCGGCTTCGGCTCCGCGACAGGCGCGAGCCACGGTGCCCCGACCTCGGGCGGCTTCGGCTCCGCGGCGGGCCCAAGCGCTTCGAACATCGGTGGCATTGGCTCCTCGCCCACTCCGGGGCAACGCGCCTCGCACCCGGGAGGCCCCGGCTTCGCGACGGGCCTGAGCGCCTCGAACCTCGTCGGCGCCTCGCCCGCGCCGGGGCACGGCGCCCTCCCTCCAGGCAGCCCCCGCTCCACGCCGGGGACAGGCCCGCTCCCCTCCGACAAACAACCCCGAGCCCCCAGCGCCACGGCGGTGCAGGCCGCGCGGCAGGCCCTGGCCCGAGGCAACTGGCGCGAAGCGGCCCAGCACCTGGGCGCCCTGGACGCGGACGCGGACACCGCCGCCCTGGCGGTCCGCGCCCTGGCGAACCTGGACGCCTCGGCGGCCATCTACGCCAGCACCGAGGCGGCCGCCCGCCACCCGCTGGTCGCGGGCCTGCGCTACCTGGAGTCCCTGCTGCTCCTCGGCCAAGGCCGCCTCGCGGACGCCGAACGCGCCGTCCGGCAGGCCCTGTACCTGGAGCCCACACTCATCGTTGCGTGGCTCATCCTCGGGCGCGTGCTACGCAGGCATGGCGACACGGCCGGCGCCGTGAAGGCGTGGCGCGAGGCGGAGCAACTCTGCAACGCGCTGCCCTCGGACGCGCCCGTGCCTCACGCGGACGGAGAAAGCGCGAGCAGGCTGGCGGAAGTGGCGCGCGGTGAGCGGTCACGCATGGAGGCAGCCCTGGCTGCCGGTGAGGAGCTGAGCTGA
- a CDS encoding chemotaxis protein CheW, whose product MSPAPTEVLLFTLNGQRYGLPAPDVRELVRAARLTPLPRAPAVVEGLLDLRGELLPVLDLRLRFRHPPRSLSPMDHFIVASAGNRNVVLRVDRAEGLRVLTPDEWDPTPRELPGVGYVAGAVKLKDGLVLVHDLRTFLSEAESLALDAAMTAPMEPETA is encoded by the coding sequence ATGAGCCCCGCGCCCACGGAGGTGCTGCTGTTCACCTTGAACGGCCAGCGCTACGGACTGCCCGCACCGGACGTGCGCGAACTGGTGCGCGCCGCGCGCCTGACGCCCCTGCCTCGTGCGCCCGCCGTGGTGGAGGGCCTGCTGGACCTGCGGGGCGAGCTGCTGCCGGTGCTCGACCTGCGCCTGCGCTTCCGCCATCCCCCCCGGTCGCTGTCCCCCATGGACCACTTCATCGTGGCCTCCGCGGGGAACCGGAACGTCGTGCTGCGCGTGGACCGGGCCGAGGGACTGCGCGTCCTCACCCCGGATGAATGGGACCCCACCCCTCGCGAGCTGCCCGGCGTGGGCTACGTGGCGGGCGCCGTGAAACTGAAGGACGGGCTCGTCCTGGTCCATGACCTGCGCACCTTCCTGTCCGAGGCCGAGTCCCTGGCGCTGGACGCGGCGATGACCGCGCCGATGGAGCCGGAGACCGCGTGA
- a CDS encoding DUF5953 family protein produces the protein MGGDGRVLAVVQRMERALPGLWLDWSVGEGQRLAALPRLVAASRGKEVPFLCSGDERHPVMISGFISSGQPLSEVHSNLPLDVEGIAASADSHSVPHRMLEPPDWRLRRHQRVNAGE, from the coding sequence GTGGGAGGTGACGGTCGCGTACTCGCTGTCGTTCAGCGGATGGAGCGGGCACTTCCCGGTTTGTGGCTGGACTGGAGCGTTGGCGAGGGCCAGCGACTTGCAGCGTTGCCACGGCTCGTCGCCGCGAGCCGGGGCAAGGAGGTCCCCTTCCTTTGCAGCGGGGACGAGCGTCACCCCGTGATGATTTCCGGCTTCATCTCGAGCGGTCAGCCCCTGTCCGAAGTGCATTCCAATCTGCCGCTCGACGTAGAGGGCATTGCCGCTTCCGCAGATTCTCACTCAGTACCGCACCGGATGCTTGAGCCACCGGATTGGCGGTTGCGGCGTCACCAGCGCGTCAATGCGGGTGAGTGA
- a CDS encoding SMI1/KNR4 family protein, whose product MQMPVLLEEVSRAHRARPPATPAQIEAFEQSVGWRLDPDLRAFYLHCDGADLFGTADPAYSFFPLAEIRRARVTMRKKDTDKAGPASWYAICDVRDSNYILLDVSHPLDGCYPIRDGYNEAFPDPAYCRQIARSFSEFLAGALRSNGHWFWLPTR is encoded by the coding sequence ATGCAAATGCCCGTCCTGCTCGAAGAGGTGTCCCGCGCTCACCGCGCGCGCCCTCCTGCTACGCCGGCTCAAATCGAAGCGTTCGAGCAAAGCGTCGGCTGGCGCCTCGACCCGGACCTTCGCGCCTTCTACCTGCACTGCGATGGAGCGGACCTCTTCGGGACTGCTGACCCCGCGTACTCCTTCTTTCCACTCGCGGAGATTCGCCGCGCGCGAGTGACCATGAGGAAGAAAGACACGGACAAGGCGGGCCCCGCGTCCTGGTATGCCATCTGCGACGTGCGGGACAGTAACTACATCCTGCTTGACGTGAGCCACCCGCTGGATGGCTGCTACCCCATCCGCGATGGCTACAACGAAGCGTTCCCTGATCCAGCCTACTGTCGCCAAATCGCCCGCTCCTTCTCGGAGTTTCTGGCTGGCGCGCTGCGCTCCAACGGGCATTGGTTCTGGCTGCCAACGCGGTAG
- a CDS encoding CHASE domain-containing protein, with translation MARWTTPSQLPDATVPSHLLSHLRRNAASYSAVLVGLLVTAVAASYVWQSLQERRQRRFDDVAGDGTLSLQQGLDLYQALLLGVHGLFASSQHVDRHEFGAYVNSLELPRRYPGLQVIGFSEWLRPEDLARHEAEVRGTGLPGYRVWPEGLRDAYTAIVFLEPFTPRNQEALGFDMLTEPSRRAAMLRALETGLPSATGKVQLLQDWEDTLGREGFLLYVPVYRWPQTTNPPRSPRERLRGFVFAPIRMADLMESLRFPGFRQTIDLTVYDGTEVRDETLLYTSITPGVPMAHEFKQKHSLSVAGETWTLVFTARKSYLDRSTSAQVPIVVVSGLLVTMSLFLITRSQVKARAAAEAAREEQQRLTGEARAAVQIRDDFLSIAAHELRTPLTSLKLQFQLLYRNLRGEGPHDLEKLQQRLESCERQSTRLTTLVDSLLDVSRLARGRLELNLEDLSLDEVTREAARRFETEAQSAGVQLTVDTPRVVTGRWDRLRLEQVITNLLSNALKYGHGAPVDVRVHSDETNATLEVRDHGIGLSSEDAQRIFGRFERAVSSRHYGGLGLGLFITRQLVEALGGHITVTSTPGQGSTFTVVLPLAGPGTG, from the coding sequence ATGGCACGCTGGACAACGCCGTCCCAGCTTCCCGACGCCACCGTGCCCTCGCACCTGCTCTCCCATCTGCGCCGCAATGCCGCCTCCTACAGCGCGGTGCTGGTGGGACTGCTTGTCACGGCCGTGGCGGCCAGCTACGTCTGGCAGAGCCTCCAGGAGCGCCGGCAGCGCCGCTTCGACGACGTCGCGGGCGACGGCACGCTGAGCCTCCAGCAAGGCCTGGACCTGTACCAGGCCCTGCTCCTGGGGGTGCATGGACTGTTCGCCAGCAGCCAACACGTGGACCGCCACGAGTTCGGCGCCTATGTGAACAGCCTGGAATTGCCCCGCCGGTACCCGGGTCTGCAGGTCATCGGCTTCTCCGAGTGGCTCCGGCCGGAGGACCTCGCCCGGCATGAGGCCGAGGTTCGCGGCACCGGCCTGCCTGGCTACCGCGTGTGGCCGGAAGGGCTGCGAGACGCGTACACCGCCATCGTCTTCCTGGAGCCCTTCACCCCCCGCAACCAGGAGGCGCTCGGCTTCGACATGCTCACCGAGCCGAGCCGCCGAGCCGCCATGTTGCGCGCCCTGGAGACGGGGCTGCCCTCGGCCACGGGGAAGGTGCAGCTCCTCCAGGACTGGGAGGACACGCTGGGCCGGGAGGGGTTCCTCCTCTACGTCCCGGTGTACCGGTGGCCCCAGACGACGAACCCGCCTCGGTCCCCCCGGGAGCGGTTGCGCGGCTTCGTCTTCGCCCCCATCCGGATGGCGGACCTCATGGAGAGCCTGCGCTTTCCTGGCTTCCGGCAGACCATCGACCTGACGGTGTACGACGGGACGGAGGTGCGTGACGAAACGCTGCTCTACACGTCCATCACCCCGGGCGTGCCGATGGCGCACGAGTTCAAGCAGAAGCACTCCTTGTCCGTCGCGGGCGAGACATGGACGCTGGTGTTCACCGCGCGCAAGTCCTACCTGGACCGCAGCACGTCCGCCCAGGTGCCCATCGTCGTCGTGAGCGGCCTGCTGGTGACGATGTCGCTGTTCCTCATCACCCGCTCGCAGGTGAAGGCCCGCGCCGCCGCCGAAGCCGCCCGTGAGGAGCAGCAGCGTCTCACCGGCGAGGCCCGCGCCGCGGTCCAGATTCGTGACGACTTCCTGAGCATCGCCGCGCACGAACTGCGCACGCCGCTCACCAGCCTCAAGCTCCAGTTCCAATTGCTGTATCGCAACCTGCGAGGCGAGGGCCCGCACGACCTGGAGAAGCTCCAGCAACGGCTGGAGTCCTGCGAGCGGCAGTCGACGCGTCTGACGACACTGGTGGACAGCCTGCTCGACGTGTCCCGGCTGGCGCGCGGACGGCTGGAGCTGAACCTGGAGGACCTGTCCCTGGACGAGGTGACGCGGGAGGCCGCACGCCGCTTCGAGACGGAAGCCCAGAGCGCGGGCGTCCAGCTCACGGTGGATACCCCTCGGGTGGTGACGGGCCGGTGGGACCGGCTGCGGCTGGAGCAGGTCATCACCAACCTCTTGTCCAACGCGCTCAAGTACGGCCACGGCGCGCCCGTGGACGTGCGCGTGCACAGCGACGAGACGAACGCGACGCTTGAAGTACGGGACCACGGCATCGGCCTGTCCAGTGAAGATGCCCAACGCATCTTCGGCCGCTTCGAGCGCGCTGTGTCCAGCCGCCACTATGGAGGGTTGGGCCTGGGGCTCTTCATCACCCGCCAGCTCGTGGAGGCTCTGGGCGGCCACATCACGGTGACGAGCACCCCGGGACAGGGGTCCACGTTCACCGTGGTGCTGCCCCTGGCGGGGCCTGGTACGGGGTGA
- a CDS encoding phytoene desaturase family protein, translating into MRHVIIVGAGPGGLSAAINLAGQGFRVTVVEKDAVPGGRMKGLKLGAAGEYAVDTGPSILQLPGVLEQIFRRAGRRIDDYVKLLPLDVNTRVHFWDGTHLDTTRNLERMEAELAKFGPTQAAALRQWMEDGREKYGIAYEKFICTSADNLGYYAPWRLAPTLRFKPWQTLYRQLDGFFHDDRVTYALAYPSKYLGLHPTTCSSVFSVIPFLELAFGVWHVEGGFRALSQGMMRCAEDLGATFRLGTPVEKVRVEAGRAVGVKLAGGEVLEADAVVVNADLAYAAQTLIPAEAREGSRLTDAALDRAKYSCSTFMAYYGLDTVYSDLPHHLIYLSESARRTDRDALEDRHVDVEDPPFYVCNPSVTDPSGAPAGHSTLYVLVPTPNTGREVDWAKTEQALRERIPAMLEKVGLKNVRQHIREERYFTAETWRDDFNVFRGAVFNLSHTWLQLGPLRPKVKNRDIEGLYFVGGGTHPGSGLLTIMESANIAADYLTREAGKGPLPGWPYVPPLEPEEAPRARTG; encoded by the coding sequence GTGCGTCACGTCATCATCGTGGGAGCGGGACCGGGAGGCCTGTCGGCCGCCATCAACCTGGCGGGGCAGGGCTTCCGCGTCACCGTGGTGGAGAAGGACGCGGTGCCAGGCGGGCGGATGAAGGGCCTGAAGCTGGGGGCGGCGGGCGAGTACGCCGTGGACACCGGGCCGTCCATCCTCCAGCTCCCGGGGGTGCTGGAGCAGATTTTCCGGCGCGCCGGCCGTCGAATCGACGACTACGTGAAGCTGCTCCCGTTGGACGTGAACACGCGGGTGCACTTCTGGGACGGCACCCACCTGGACACCACCCGGAACCTGGAGCGCATGGAGGCGGAGCTGGCGAAGTTCGGCCCCACCCAGGCCGCCGCCCTGCGCCAGTGGATGGAGGACGGGCGGGAGAAGTACGGCATCGCCTACGAGAAGTTCATCTGCACGTCCGCGGACAACCTGGGCTACTACGCCCCGTGGCGGCTGGCGCCCACGCTGCGCTTCAAGCCCTGGCAGACGTTGTACCGGCAGTTGGACGGTTTCTTCCACGACGACCGGGTGACGTACGCCCTGGCGTATCCGTCCAAGTACCTGGGGCTGCACCCGACGACGTGCTCGTCGGTGTTCAGCGTGATTCCCTTCCTGGAGCTGGCCTTCGGTGTGTGGCACGTGGAGGGCGGCTTCCGGGCGTTGTCGCAGGGGATGATGCGCTGCGCGGAGGACCTGGGCGCCACCTTCCGTCTGGGCACGCCGGTGGAGAAGGTGCGGGTGGAGGCGGGCCGCGCGGTGGGCGTGAAGCTCGCGGGCGGCGAGGTGCTGGAGGCGGACGCGGTGGTGGTGAACGCGGACCTCGCCTACGCGGCGCAGACGCTGATTCCGGCGGAGGCGCGAGAGGGCTCGCGGCTGACGGACGCGGCGCTGGACCGGGCGAAGTACTCGTGCAGCACCTTCATGGCGTACTACGGGCTGGACACGGTGTACTCGGACCTGCCGCACCACCTCATCTATCTGTCGGAGTCCGCGCGGCGCACGGACCGAGACGCGCTGGAGGACCGGCACGTCGACGTGGAGGACCCGCCCTTCTACGTGTGCAATCCCAGCGTGACGGACCCGTCGGGGGCGCCCGCGGGGCACTCGACGCTGTACGTGCTGGTGCCCACGCCGAACACGGGCCGCGAGGTGGACTGGGCCAAGACGGAGCAGGCGCTGCGCGAGCGGATTCCCGCCATGTTGGAGAAGGTGGGGCTCAAGAACGTGCGTCAGCACATCCGCGAGGAGCGCTACTTCACCGCGGAGACGTGGCGGGACGACTTCAACGTGTTCCGGGGCGCGGTGTTCAACCTGTCCCACACGTGGCTGCAGTTGGGGCCGCTGCGGCCGAAGGTGAAGAACCGCGACATCGAAGGGCTGTACTTCGTCGGCGGCGGCACGCATCCAGGAAGCGGCCTGCTCACCATCATGGAGAGCGCGAACATCGCGGCGGACTACCTGACGCGCGAGGCGGGCAAGGGCCCGCTGCCAGGCTGGCCGTATGTGCCGCCGCTGGAGCCGGAGGAGGCGCCGCGAGCTCGCACGGGCTGA
- a CDS encoding methyl-accepting chemotaxis protein, protein MATPPLPTPGALLRRLYLLRSVVTTVAFTPAVYVDMQLLDLTGAKEFQIFLGIITPVVLGLCAVVQPLVVMPWLMRRAMAAQGTQRVERLIRIPSSIAFLEMMASWTLGGILFNGGAVLLLDRPPSVVLVGVAVAVSAGLFSSPLAYMLFEREMMPTVLDAYQQAPSSKPAGEGFATRQLWLLPAMVVSALLITCLASIVTLHLRLERGMGALAADLAAKGDTASAERVQATVRPLEAELIQPVVILGGYAALGSILTAAWAARRLARGARAVGDSLEALVEGRATPPQWVSSDEVGDLAASTWQLYQQLQDLPRSLRTSAGDLADAGQRLSQASAQQNQTLSRQAAALHQARATAQEIQQASHVTHSRATSILQVAERAAAVGKLGEESLAGTEKGLASIRDIAAGLHEQMLDLEQRAREVGRVSEVVKSLADQSHMLAINAAIEATRAGEHGKGFGVVARQMRDLADQSIRATNQVRGLLETMATATQQASAMSDQGAEGVAEALEPLRHSGERLRELAGLSKESAAAVRQITEAVSQQHAGVDQLFAAVRELDELTTDTLRHLDTTQQAATAVSHATGQVTQLAQRYV, encoded by the coding sequence ATGGCCACCCCTCCGCTTCCGACTCCAGGCGCCCTGCTTCGCCGGCTGTACCTGCTGCGGTCCGTTGTCACGACGGTGGCCTTCACTCCCGCCGTCTACGTCGACATGCAGTTGCTCGACCTCACGGGTGCGAAGGAATTCCAAATCTTCCTGGGCATCATCACCCCGGTGGTGCTCGGTCTGTGCGCGGTGGTGCAACCCCTGGTGGTGATGCCGTGGCTGATGAGGCGCGCCATGGCCGCACAGGGAACCCAGCGGGTAGAGCGGCTGATTCGCATCCCCTCCTCGATTGCCTTCCTGGAGATGATGGCGTCGTGGACGCTGGGCGGCATCCTCTTCAACGGCGGCGCGGTGCTGCTGCTGGACCGGCCCCCGTCGGTGGTGCTCGTCGGCGTGGCGGTGGCGGTGAGCGCGGGCCTCTTCAGCAGCCCGCTGGCGTACATGCTGTTCGAGCGGGAGATGATGCCCACGGTCCTGGACGCCTATCAGCAGGCGCCCAGCTCCAAGCCCGCGGGGGAAGGGTTCGCGACGCGCCAGCTCTGGCTGCTGCCCGCGATGGTCGTCTCCGCGCTGCTCATCACGTGTCTGGCCAGCATCGTCACGCTGCACCTGCGGCTGGAGCGCGGCATGGGCGCGCTGGCGGCGGACCTCGCGGCGAAGGGTGACACCGCGTCCGCCGAGCGCGTCCAGGCCACGGTGCGCCCGCTGGAGGCGGAGCTGATTCAGCCGGTGGTCATCCTCGGTGGCTACGCGGCGCTGGGCTCCATCCTCACCGCGGCCTGGGCGGCCCGGCGGCTCGCGCGGGGCGCTCGCGCGGTGGGCGATTCCCTGGAGGCGCTGGTGGAGGGCCGCGCCACGCCGCCCCAGTGGGTGTCTTCGGACGAGGTGGGTGACCTGGCCGCGTCCACGTGGCAGCTCTACCAGCAGCTTCAAGACTTGCCGCGCTCGCTGCGCACCTCCGCGGGAGACCTCGCTGACGCGGGCCAGCGGCTGTCCCAGGCCAGCGCGCAGCAGAACCAGACGCTGTCCCGACAGGCCGCGGCGCTGCATCAGGCTCGCGCCACCGCGCAGGAAATCCAGCAGGCCTCCCACGTGACGCACTCCCGCGCCACCAGCATCCTCCAGGTGGCCGAACGCGCCGCCGCCGTGGGCAAGCTGGGCGAGGAGTCCCTGGCCGGCACCGAGAAGGGACTCGCCTCCATCCGCGACATCGCCGCTGGCCTGCATGAACAGATGCTCGACTTGGAGCAGCGCGCTCGCGAGGTGGGCCGCGTGTCCGAGGTGGTGAAGTCGCTGGCGGACCAGTCCCACATGCTGGCCATCAACGCCGCCATCGAGGCCACGCGCGCCGGCGAGCACGGCAAGGGCTTTGGCGTGGTGGCTCGGCAGATGCGCGACCTGGCGGACCAGTCCATCCGCGCCACCAATCAGGTGCGCGGATTGCTGGAGACCATGGCCACGGCGACCCAACAGGCGTCGGCGATGTCGGACCAGGGCGCGGAGGGCGTCGCGGAAGCCCTGGAGCCCCTGCGACACAGCGGGGAGCGGCTGCGCGAGCTCGCGGGCTTGTCCAAGGAGTCCGCGGCCGCGGTGCGGCAGATTACCGAGGCCGTGTCGCAGCAGCACGCGGGCGTGGACCAGCTCTTCGCCGCCGTGCGCGAACTGGACGAACTGACGACGGACACGCTGCGCCACCTGGACACCACACAGCAGGCGGCCACGGCCGTGAGCCACGCCACCGGGCAGGTGACGCAGTTGGCGCAGCGCTACGTGTGA
- a CDS encoding matrixin family metalloprotease has translation MKRISKGPCGLWVTGALSLGFVGCGDTLDAPAAEVPAPVLSYEAFRDQAWREPDTGLFIVNGDTPVENEARLAEVYQDYLRGLGEETGATRQPLAIHRVNDADDRWSYMRQRNLTYCVSTTFGAHYNTMVQVMAAAAEVWQQTSSARFEHRRDQDTACNATNPHVVFDVRPTSGQGYLARAFFPSFDRANRSVLMNDTAFGPTGPWSLAGIVRHELGHALGFRHEHTRPEARTCFEDSSWRAVTAYDVMSVMHYPQCNGLNRGDLNVTASDHAGTRAVYGPRTDRDVDVAFYLHQHADLRNAFGAMGWDAARAHWTGTGLHEGRRGAAHFDAVWYLTSHADLVAAFGRTNYAAARNHWLNTGIGEGRRGSREFDAKFYLAHHPDLVAAFGSSNYGAALDHWRSQGLFEGRRASVDFDVKYYLESNPDLIADYGRTNYAAAMDHWIFAGRAEGRRGVP, from the coding sequence ATGAAGCGGATTTCGAAGGGGCCGTGCGGACTGTGGGTGACGGGCGCCCTGTCGCTGGGGTTCGTGGGCTGCGGTGACACCCTGGACGCGCCGGCCGCCGAGGTGCCAGCGCCCGTCCTGTCGTACGAGGCGTTCCGGGACCAGGCGTGGCGCGAGCCGGACACGGGCCTGTTCATCGTGAATGGCGACACGCCGGTGGAGAACGAGGCCCGGCTCGCGGAGGTGTACCAGGACTACCTGCGAGGACTGGGCGAGGAGACGGGCGCCACGCGCCAGCCGCTCGCCATCCACCGGGTGAACGACGCGGATGACCGCTGGAGCTACATGCGCCAGCGCAACCTGACCTACTGCGTGAGCACGACCTTTGGCGCCCACTACAACACGATGGTGCAGGTCATGGCGGCGGCCGCGGAGGTCTGGCAGCAGACCTCCTCCGCGCGCTTCGAACACCGGCGCGACCAGGACACGGCTTGCAACGCCACCAACCCTCACGTCGTCTTCGACGTTCGGCCCACCAGCGGCCAGGGCTACCTGGCCCGGGCCTTCTTCCCCAGCTTCGACCGCGCCAATCGCAGCGTGCTCATGAATGACACGGCTTTTGGTCCCACCGGGCCGTGGTCGCTGGCGGGCATCGTGCGTCACGAACTGGGGCACGCGCTGGGCTTCCGTCACGAGCACACCCGCCCGGAGGCGCGCACGTGTTTCGAGGACAGCTCCTGGCGCGCGGTGACCGCCTACGACGTCATGTCGGTGATGCACTATCCGCAGTGCAACGGCCTCAACCGGGGCGACCTCAACGTCACCGCGAGCGACCACGCCGGGACGCGCGCCGTGTATGGACCGCGGACGGACCGGGACGTCGACGTGGCCTTCTATCTCCATCAGCACGCGGACCTGCGCAACGCCTTCGGCGCGATGGGTTGGGATGCGGCGCGGGCGCACTGGACGGGTACGGGCCTCCACGAGGGCCGCCGGGGCGCGGCGCACTTCGACGCCGTCTGGTACCTGACCTCGCACGCGGACCTGGTGGCGGCCTTTGGCCGGACCAACTACGCGGCGGCGAGGAACCACTGGTTGAACACGGGCATTGGAGAGGGGCGCCGGGGCTCGCGTGAGTTCGACGCGAAGTTCTACCTGGCCCATCACCCGGACCTGGTCGCCGCTTTTGGGTCTTCCAATTACGGCGCGGCGCTCGACCACTGGCGGAGCCAGGGGCTCTTCGAGGGCCGCCGTGCCTCCGTGGACTTCGACGTGAAGTACTACCTGGAGAGCAACCCGGACCTCATCGCGGACTATGGCCGGACCAACTACGCGGCGGCGATGGACCACTGGATTTTCGCGGGCCGCGCCGAGGGCCGTCGCGGCGTCCCCTGA
- a CDS encoding CsbD family protein: MGEWTDKAKGKIKEVAGVASGDRELEAEGKRDSAKGAIKGKIEDAKRVIKDAVDSDKPRRGDP; encoded by the coding sequence ATGGGCGAGTGGACCGACAAGGCCAAGGGGAAGATCAAGGAAGTGGCCGGCGTCGCGAGCGGCGACCGTGAGCTGGAGGCCGAGGGCAAGCGTGACTCCGCCAAGGGCGCCATCAAGGGGAAGATCGAGGACGCCAAGCGGGTCATCAAGGACGCCGTCGACTCCGACAAGCCGCGCCGGGGCGACCCCTAG